A portion of the Equus quagga isolate Etosha38 chromosome 17, UCLA_HA_Equagga_1.0, whole genome shotgun sequence genome contains these proteins:
- the CDC42EP2 gene encoding cdc42 effector protein 2, producing the protein MSTKVPIYLKRGSRKGKKEKLRDLLSSDMISPPLGDFRHTIHIGSGGGSDMFGDISFLQGKFHLLPGTAVEGPEEDGTFDLPFQFTRTATLYGQELPDGPSPLLKNAISLPVIGGPQALTLPTTQAPPKPPRLHLETPQSSPQPSPQEAGSVDIWRIPEAGSAHNGLTPESGAEEPFLSHASSLLSLHVDLGPSILDDVLQIMDQDLGHMQIPT; encoded by the coding sequence ATGTCTACCAAGGTGCCCATCTATCTGAAGCGCGGCAGCCGCAAGGGCAAGAAAGAGAAGCTTCGGGACCTGCTGTCCTCAGACATGATCAGCCCGCCGCTGGGGGACTTCCGCCACACCATTCATATCGGCAGTGGAGGCGGCAGCGACATGTTTGGTGACATCTCCTTCCTGCAGGGCAAGTTCCACCTCCTGCCTGGGACAGCGGTCGAGGGACCTGAGGAGGATGGCACCTTCGACCTCCCCTTCCAGTTCACCCGCACGGCCACGCTGTATGGGCAGGAGCTCCCCGACGGGCCGTCCCCTCTGCTCAAGAACGCCATCTCCCTCCCAGTCATCGGTGGGCCCCAGGCCCTCACCCTGCCCACAACCCAGGCCCCACCCAAGCCCCCTCGCCTGCACCTGGAGACCCCTCAGTCTTCCCCACAGCCTTCCCCACAGGAGGCAGGGAGTGTGGACATCTGGAGAATTCCGGAGGCTGGCTCGGCCCACAATGGGCTGACCCCTGAGTCGGGGGCAGAGGAGCCCTTCCTGTCTCATGCCAGCTCCCTGCTCTCGCTGCACGTGGACCTGGGGCCTTCCATCCTGGACGACGTCCTCCAGATCATGGACCAGGACCTGGGCCATATGCAGATCCCCACATAG